One window of Dehalococcoidales bacterium genomic DNA carries:
- a CDS encoding metallophosphoesterase, whose product MPPDKKERRPSRRILHTSDLHLDEPGKDACGCLEAVVGLAIERDVDLVIVAGDLFDHGRIGDGLVSFTVAQLHRLPMPVVVLPGNHDCLVPGSVFERADFQENGGNIHLITSPEGETLELSGLGVSVWGKCIDSHDDVRPLEGVPQPDGGGQWNVAVAHGYYVSTDPPLFPSYHITEDEIVASGRDYIALGHIPVFRCICRKPVMAYYCGSPTVSGTVALVELDDEAGVQVTPVELK is encoded by the coding sequence ATGCCTCCTGATAAAAAGGAACGTCGCCCGTCGCGGCGAATACTGCACACATCGGACCTCCATCTGGACGAGCCGGGCAAGGATGCCTGTGGCTGTCTCGAAGCAGTGGTTGGTCTGGCCATTGAGCGGGATGTCGACCTGGTCATTGTTGCCGGTGACCTCTTCGACCACGGCAGGATAGGCGATGGGCTGGTCAGCTTCACCGTGGCACAGCTTCATCGTCTGCCAATGCCGGTGGTGGTCCTGCCCGGTAACCACGATTGCCTGGTTCCGGGCTCTGTCTTTGAGCGGGCCGATTTCCAGGAGAACGGCGGCAACATCCACCTGATTACGTCACCGGAGGGAGAAACGCTGGAGCTATCCGGTCTGGGGGTATCGGTGTGGGGAAAGTGCATCGATTCCCATGATGATGTCCGGCCGCTGGAAGGGGTCCCACAGCCGGATGGTGGCGGGCAGTGGAACGTCGCCGTTGCTCACGGCTACTATGTCAGTACCGACCCTCCACTGTTCCCCAGCTACCATATCACCGAGGACGAGATAGTCGCATCGGGCCGGGACTATATTGCCCTGGGGCACATCCCCGTATTCCGCTGCATTTGCCGTAAGCCGGTGATGGCGTATTACTGCGGTTCACCCACGGTGTCCGGTACGGTCGCCCTGGTGGAGCTTGATGACGAAGCCGGGGTGCAGGTCACTCCTGTTGAGCTTAAATAG